From the Bacillus tuaregi genome, one window contains:
- the greA gene encoding transcription elongation factor GreA, whose product MAVEKVFPMTQAGKEKLEQELEQLKTVKRKEVVERIKIARSFGDLSENSEYDSAKEEQAFVEGRITTIENMIRNAKIIGEDELNSDSVQLGSSVTFIELPDGDEETYTIVGSAEADPFEGKISNDSPIAKSLIGKKVGDEVTVHTPGGEMNVKIVTIK is encoded by the coding sequence TTGGCAGTAGAAAAGGTATTTCCTATGACGCAAGCTGGTAAAGAAAAGCTTGAGCAAGAATTAGAACAATTGAAAACGGTTAAACGTAAAGAAGTGGTAGAAAGAATTAAAATTGCCCGCAGTTTTGGTGATTTATCTGAGAACTCTGAATATGATTCCGCAAAGGAAGAGCAGGCTTTTGTTGAAGGCCGTATTACAACAATCGAAAATATGATTCGTAATGCAAAAATTATTGGAGAAGACGAATTGAACAGTGATTCCGTTCAATTAGGAAGCTCTGTTACCTTTATTGAACTTCCAGATGGAGACGAAGAAACATACACAATCGTTGGAAGTGCTGAAGCAGATCCGTTCGAAGGGAAAATCTCAAATGATTCTCCGATTGCGAAAAGTCTAATTGGCAAAAAAGTTGGAGATGAAGTTACTGTCCATACGCCTGGTGGCGAAATGAACGTTAAAATCGTGACAATTAAATAA
- a CDS encoding peptidase U32 family protein codes for MSITKQPISQIVNGKRIIVKKPELLAPAGNLEKLKIAVHYGADAVFIGGQEYGLRSNADNFTFEEMKEGVEFAKKYGAKIYVTTNIIAHNENIEGLEDYILGLKEAGIHGIIVADPLIIETCQRLAPGIEVHLSTQQSLSNWKAVQFWKEEGLQRVVLARETSAEEIREMKEKVDIEIETFVHGAMCIAYSGRCTLSNHMTARDSNRGGCCQSCRWDYDLYQLNNDEEAALFSENDEPFAMSPKDLNLIQSIPKMIELGIDSLKVEGRMKSIHYIATVVSVYRKVIDAYCADPDHFVIQKEWLKELEKCANRETAPAFFEGVPGYKEQMFGNHSKKTSFDFAGLVLDYNPETSMVTLQQRNHFRPGQEVEFFGPEIENFTQLIEKIWDEDGNELDAARHPLQIVHFKVDKPVYPNNMMRKEL; via the coding sequence ATGTCCATAACGAAACAGCCTATTTCACAAATCGTGAATGGGAAACGAATAATTGTTAAAAAGCCTGAACTATTAGCACCAGCTGGTAATCTTGAAAAATTAAAAATTGCTGTGCATTATGGTGCAGATGCTGTATTTATTGGGGGTCAGGAATATGGCCTTCGCTCAAACGCCGATAACTTCACGTTCGAAGAGATGAAGGAAGGCGTAGAATTTGCGAAAAAATATGGTGCAAAAATCTACGTAACAACGAATATTATTGCTCATAATGAGAATATCGAGGGTCTTGAGGACTATATACTTGGATTAAAGGAAGCGGGCATTCATGGGATTATTGTCGCGGATCCATTAATAATTGAAACCTGTCAGCGCCTAGCTCCAGGAATTGAGGTACATTTGAGTACACAGCAATCCTTATCTAACTGGAAAGCAGTTCAATTTTGGAAAGAAGAGGGGCTTCAGCGTGTAGTTCTGGCCCGTGAAACAAGTGCAGAAGAAATCCGTGAAATGAAGGAAAAAGTTGATATTGAAATAGAAACCTTTGTTCATGGGGCGATGTGTATTGCCTATTCCGGGCGCTGTACATTGAGTAATCACATGACAGCTCGTGACTCCAATCGAGGCGGCTGCTGCCAATCATGCCGTTGGGATTATGATCTTTACCAATTGAACAATGACGAAGAGGCGGCCTTATTCAGTGAAAATGATGAACCATTTGCGATGAGTCCAAAGGATTTAAATTTAATTCAATCAATTCCAAAGATGATTGAATTAGGCATTGACAGTTTAAAGGTTGAAGGCCGTATGAAATCCATTCACTACATTGCAACAGTTGTCAGTGTATATCGTAAGGTTATTGATGCATATTGCGCAGATCCGGATCATTTTGTTATCCAAAAAGAATGGCTGAAGGAATTAGAAAAATGTGCAAATCGCGAAACAGCACCTGCATTTTTTGAAGGGGTACCAGGGTATAAAGAGCAAATGTTTGGAAATCATAGCAAAAAGACAAGCTTTGATTTTGCAGGACTTGTGCTAGACTATAACCCGGAAACAAGCATGGTAACCCTTCAGCAGCGTAATCACTTCAGACCTGGACAAGAAGTAGAATTCTTCGGACCAGAAATTGAGAATTTCACACAGCTTATCGAAAAAATCTGGGATGAAGACGGGAACGAATTAGATGCTGCCCGTCATCCTTTGCAAATTGTTCATTTTAAGGTTGATAAACCTGTATACCCAAATAATATGATGCGTAAGGAATTGTAA
- a CDS encoding peptidase U32 family protein, translating to MKKPELLVTPADVNQILPLIEAGADAFVIGEQRYGLRLAGEFSREQVEKAIQIAHEKGKKVYVAMNALFHNDKVPELAGYLQFLQKAGADAAIFGDPAVLMAAREAAPDLKLHWSTEKLGTNWYTCNYWGRKGAKRAVLAPEINLDAILEMKEKAEVEIEVQVHGMINMFQSKRSLLGHYFEYQGKAMEVENRKQEKNMFLHDKERENKYPIFEDENGTHIMSPNDMCVIDELQDLIEAEVDSFKIDGILHEPSYVLEVTKLFRQAIDTCIEDPDAYEDIKTDLLERIEDIQPEHRPLDTGFFFKETVY from the coding sequence GTGAAAAAACCAGAATTACTCGTAACACCGGCAGATGTGAATCAAATCCTTCCGTTAATTGAGGCTGGAGCAGATGCATTTGTAATTGGTGAACAAAGATATGGCCTGCGCTTGGCAGGCGAATTTTCCCGTGAGCAGGTAGAAAAGGCGATTCAAATCGCTCATGAAAAGGGTAAAAAAGTATATGTGGCAATGAATGCTTTATTTCATAATGATAAAGTACCTGAACTTGCCGGCTATCTTCAGTTCTTACAAAAGGCGGGGGCAGATGCTGCCATCTTTGGAGATCCAGCTGTATTAATGGCGGCAAGAGAAGCAGCTCCTGATTTGAAGCTTCACTGGAGTACAGAAAAATTAGGAACAAATTGGTACACATGTAACTATTGGGGGCGTAAAGGAGCCAAACGTGCCGTTCTTGCCCCAGAAATTAATCTTGATGCGATTCTTGAAATGAAAGAAAAGGCCGAGGTTGAAATTGAGGTTCAGGTTCATGGCATGATCAACATGTTCCAATCAAAACGCTCACTCCTTGGTCACTATTTCGAGTATCAAGGAAAAGCGATGGAAGTTGAAAATCGTAAACAGGAAAAAAATATGTTCTTGCATGATAAAGAGCGTGAAAATAAATATCCAATTTTTGAAGATGAAAATGGAACTCATATTATGAGTCCTAATGATATGTGTGTTATTGATGAGCTACAGGATTTGATTGAAGCAGAAGTAGATTCCTTTAAAATCGATGGAATCCTGCACGAACCTTCCTATGTTCTAGAGGTAACGAAGCTATTTCGTCAGGCAATCGATACGTGCATAGAGGACCCAGATGCGTATGAAGATATAAAGACCGACTTACTTGAGAGAATTGAAGACATTCAACCCGAACATCGCCCGTTAGACACTGGCTTTTTCTTTAAGGAAACAGTTTACTAG
- a CDS encoding O-methyltransferase, with amino-acid sequence MKSDKIQAYIENLIPDRPDFFIQMEAYASENNVPIMELAGMEAMLQFLRLTQPERILEVGTAIGYSALRMADALPNARITTIERDVERAALAQQYIKQLGKEEQIELIIGDALEVEADVASSSPYDVIFIDAAKGQYKKFFELYSGYLTEQGIIVTDNVLFKGLVAEEQIESKRTANLVKKIRQFNEWLMKHSDYHTVIIPVGDGVAISKKR; translated from the coding sequence ATGAAAAGTGATAAGATACAAGCCTATATAGAGAATTTAATTCCGGATCGTCCGGATTTTTTCATACAGATGGAAGCATACGCTTCTGAAAATAATGTTCCAATCATGGAGCTGGCCGGAATGGAGGCAATGCTCCAATTTCTACGTCTGACGCAGCCGGAAAGGATTCTTGAAGTGGGGACAGCGATTGGTTACTCAGCGTTACGAATGGCCGATGCTCTGCCAAACGCAAGGATTACAACCATTGAAAGAGATGTTGAGCGAGCTGCATTGGCACAGCAGTATATAAAGCAATTGGGCAAAGAGGAGCAAATTGAACTGATTATCGGTGATGCTCTTGAGGTTGAAGCGGATGTTGCTTCAAGCTCTCCCTATGATGTGATTTTTATTGATGCGGCAAAAGGTCAATATAAGAAGTTCTTCGAGTTATATTCAGGCTATCTGACCGAGCAGGGAATCATTGTAACGGATAACGTCCTATTTAAGGGCTTGGTGGCAGAAGAGCAAATTGAAAGTAAACGAACAGCTAATCTTGTCAAAAAAATCCGTCAGTTCAATGAGTGGCTGATGAAGCATTCTGACTATCATACCGTAATAATACCCGTTGGAGACGGTGTAGCAATTAGTAAGAAGAGGTGA
- the mltG gene encoding endolytic transglycosylase MltG — MKNKEKNDENSGKLEELLERQKEAKVVRKVVAIISISILLIAVLLFGGGYLYINSALKPVDPDSKEEKKIEIPIGSGVTNISKILEDNGIIKDSRVFKYYVKFKNESGFMAGEYVMTPSMTLPQIVNSLKTGKVMQKAVFTMTIPEGQKLTEIAEIIAKHTSHKSEDILATLNDRTFIESIISQYPDLLTNDVLNPLIKYPLEGYLFPATYPFYREDPSLEEIVTVMLNKTKSVVDEYRIQIEEKQMTVHQLLTMASLIEEEATEKVDRDKISSVFYNRIDSGMPLQTDPTVLYAKGEHQEKVYYSDLEIEDPFNTYMNQGLTPGPIANAGVSSIEAALMPAETDFLYFLATPGGEVLYSKTLDEHNEKKAEHIQ, encoded by the coding sequence ATGAAGAATAAAGAGAAAAATGACGAAAATTCAGGTAAACTAGAAGAATTACTGGAGCGTCAAAAAGAAGCAAAGGTTGTCCGTAAGGTAGTTGCTATTATATCTATTTCCATTTTATTGATTGCTGTTCTTTTGTTCGGCGGCGGTTATCTTTATATTAATTCTGCATTAAAGCCGGTAGACCCGGATAGTAAAGAAGAAAAGAAGATTGAAATTCCAATAGGTTCAGGTGTTACAAATATTTCTAAAATTTTAGAGGATAACGGGATTATTAAAGACTCCCGTGTTTTTAAATATTATGTAAAGTTTAAAAACGAATCTGGCTTTATGGCGGGTGAATATGTTATGACACCTTCAATGACGCTACCACAAATAGTCAACAGTTTAAAGACAGGAAAAGTCATGCAGAAGGCTGTTTTTACAATGACAATCCCGGAAGGGCAAAAGTTAACTGAAATTGCAGAAATCATAGCAAAACATACAAGCCATAAGTCTGAAGATATTCTCGCTACATTAAATGACCGGACCTTTATTGAATCAATTATTTCTCAATACCCTGATTTGTTAACAAATGATGTCTTGAATCCGTTGATTAAATATCCGCTTGAAGGCTATTTATTTCCTGCGACGTATCCATTTTATAGGGAAGATCCTTCTCTCGAAGAAATCGTTACTGTCATGCTAAATAAAACAAAATCGGTTGTTGATGAATATCGAATCCAAATAGAAGAAAAACAGATGACTGTTCATCAACTACTGACAATGGCTTCCTTAATTGAAGAAGAAGCAACTGAAAAAGTGGATAGAGATAAAATCTCAAGTGTCTTCTATAACCGAATTGATTCGGGAATGCCTTTACAGACAGATCCTACTGTTCTTTATGCTAAAGGCGAGCACCAGGAAAAGGTTTATTATAGTGATTTAGAGATTGAGGACCCATTTAATACTTATATGAATCAGGGCTTGACGCCAGGGCCGATTGCGAATGCAGGTGTGTCCTCTATTGAGGCTGCATTAATGCCAGCTGAAACGGACTTCTTGTATTTCCTCGCAACACCTGGGGGCGAGGTATTATACTCGAAAACTCTTGACGAGCATAATGAGAAAAAGGCAGAACATATCCAATAA
- a CDS encoding DUF1292 domain-containing protein has product MNHGENNITIVDEEGNEQLCEVLFTFDSEEFGKSYVLYYPIGAEDDEEEIEIHASSFTPNENNEDGELMPIETDEEWDLIEEMLNTFMDEQEEEE; this is encoded by the coding sequence ATGAACCACGGTGAAAACAATATTACAATAGTCGATGAAGAAGGAAATGAGCAATTATGTGAAGTCCTTTTTACCTTTGACTCTGAAGAGTTTGGCAAATCCTATGTCCTTTATTATCCAATTGGTGCTGAAGATGACGAAGAGGAAATTGAGATACACGCTTCATCCTTCACGCCGAATGAAAATAATGAAGATGGCGAATTAATGCCGATCGAAACAGATGAAGAATGGGATCTAATCGAGGAAATGCTCAATACGTTCATGGATGAGCAGGAAGAAGAAGAATAA
- the ruvX gene encoding Holliday junction resolvase RuvX: protein MRIMGLDVGTKTVGVALSDAFGWTAQGLKTIAINEAEGEYGFSEMEKIIKEYEVSTIVVGLPKNMNGTIGPRGEASQFYADELNKLFGIPVVLWDERLTTVAAERVLLEADVSRKKRKKVIDKMAAAMILQGYLDSKN, encoded by the coding sequence ATGCGAATTATGGGTTTAGATGTTGGTACTAAAACGGTTGGGGTTGCATTAAGTGATGCATTTGGCTGGACCGCGCAAGGCTTGAAGACAATCGCTATTAATGAGGCTGAAGGGGAATATGGCTTCAGTGAAATGGAAAAGATAATTAAAGAATATGAGGTTAGTACGATTGTAGTTGGATTGCCGAAAAATATGAACGGTACAATAGGTCCGCGTGGTGAAGCAAGCCAATTTTATGCCGATGAGCTGAATAAGCTCTTTGGAATCCCGGTTGTTCTTTGGGATGAAAGACTGACAACTGTTGCTGCAGAAAGAGTACTGCTCGAAGCGGATGTCAGTCGTAAAAAAAGAAAAAAAGTAATTGATAAAATGGCAGCTGCTATGATCCTGCAAGGATATTTAGACAGTAAAAATTAA
- a CDS encoding IreB family regulatory phosphoprotein has protein sequence MSSFDQTMRFNFPEEPFEHNVKEVLLQVYEALQEKGYNPINQIVGYLLSGDPAYIPRHRDARNMIRKLERDEIIEELMKSYLKENKA, from the coding sequence ATGAGCTCATTTGATCAAACAATGAGATTCAATTTCCCTGAAGAACCGTTTGAACATAATGTCAAGGAAGTGCTTCTCCAGGTTTACGAAGCATTACAGGAAAAAGGATACAATCCGATTAATCAAATTGTCGGTTATCTGCTATCAGGTGATCCCGCCTATATTCCAAGACATCGTGATGCAAGGAATATGATCCGCAAATTAGAACGGGATGAAATTATTGAAGAATTAATGAAATCCTATTTAAAGGAGAACAAAGCATAG
- the alaS gene encoding alanine--tRNA ligase, protein MKKLTGSEIRQMFLDFFKEKGHAVEPSASLVPHEDPSLLWINSGVATLKKYFDGRVVPENPRITNAQKSIRTNDIENVGKTARHHTFFEMLGNFSIGDYFKVESIEWAWEFLTDEKWIGFEKEKLSVTIHPEDEEAFEIWNRQIGIPEERIIRLEGNFWDIGEGPSGPNTEIFYDRGPEFGNDLEDPELYPGGENDRYLEVWNLVFSEFNHNPDGTYTPLPKKNIDTGMGLERITSVVQNVETNFDTDLFIPIIRATEEISGAQYGKDKETDVAFKVIADHIRTVAFAIGDGAIPSNEGRGYVLRRLLRRAVRYAKHIGINRPFMFELVAVVGEIMVDFYPEVKEKQAFIEKVIKNEEERFHETLHEGLAILAEVIKKEKEKGNSKISGADIFRLYDTYGFPVELTEEYAEDEGMSVDHEGFEKEMEQQRERARSARQDVDSMQVQSGVLSEIKNESKFDGYDQLQLEANVIVLLKGGQLTEEVQSGEEFQFILDQTPFYAESGGQIADKGFLTADGLKVEVLDVQKAPNGQNLHRGVVTEGMLKVDTKVQAVVNEENRARVIKNHTATHLLHQALKDVLGTHVNQAGSLVEPDRLRFDFSHFGQVQPEELEKIEEIVNEQIWKSISVDISYKGINEAKAMGAMALFGEKYGDIVRVVKVGEYSLELCGGCHVPNTSVIGLFKIVSESGIGAGIRRIEAVTGEGAYSLMNNQIHILKEAASKLKANLKDVPARIDILQNEVKQLQRENESLATKLGNIEAGSLVSKVRDINGIPVLAAKVQGTDMNNLRNMADDLKQKLGSGIVVLGSPVEGKVNLIAAVTKDLMDKGYHAGKLIKEVATRCGGGGGGRPDMAQAGGKDPAKLDAALEYVEEWVKSV, encoded by the coding sequence TTGAAAAAACTTACAGGTTCAGAAATTCGTCAAATGTTTCTTGATTTTTTTAAGGAAAAAGGTCATGCAGTGGAGCCGAGTGCATCGCTAGTACCACATGAAGACCCATCCTTATTATGGATTAACAGTGGGGTTGCAACGCTCAAAAAATATTTTGATGGACGTGTGGTTCCTGAAAATCCGCGTATTACAAATGCACAGAAGTCTATCCGAACAAATGATATTGAAAATGTTGGGAAGACAGCCCGCCACCATACATTCTTTGAAATGCTGGGGAATTTTTCAATTGGCGATTATTTTAAAGTAGAATCGATTGAGTGGGCTTGGGAATTTTTAACGGATGAAAAATGGATTGGCTTTGAGAAAGAGAAGCTTTCCGTAACGATTCATCCAGAGGATGAAGAAGCATTTGAAATATGGAATCGTCAAATCGGGATTCCGGAAGAGCGGATTATCCGTTTAGAAGGAAACTTTTGGGATATTGGTGAAGGCCCAAGCGGTCCTAACACAGAAATTTTTTATGATCGTGGACCTGAATTCGGCAATGATCTAGAGGATCCTGAGCTATACCCAGGCGGCGAAAATGATCGTTATTTAGAAGTGTGGAATTTAGTGTTTTCTGAATTCAACCATAATCCGGATGGCACATATACACCGCTGCCAAAGAAAAACATTGATACTGGGATGGGACTTGAACGGATTACATCGGTTGTGCAAAATGTGGAAACAAACTTTGATACCGATTTATTTATCCCAATCATTCGAGCAACGGAGGAAATTTCAGGTGCACAATATGGGAAGGATAAAGAAACAGATGTTGCCTTTAAGGTCATTGCAGACCATATCAGAACGGTTGCCTTTGCAATTGGCGATGGCGCGATTCCATCAAATGAAGGACGTGGCTATGTTTTAAGACGCTTACTAAGAAGAGCTGTTCGTTATGCAAAGCATATCGGTATTAATCGTCCATTTATGTTTGAGCTTGTAGCGGTTGTTGGAGAGATAATGGTAGACTTTTATCCAGAGGTAAAAGAAAAACAGGCTTTTATTGAAAAAGTAATCAAAAATGAAGAAGAACGTTTCCATGAAACTCTTCACGAAGGTCTAGCCATTTTAGCGGAAGTCATCAAGAAGGAAAAAGAAAAGGGCAACAGTAAAATCTCTGGTGCAGATATCTTCCGTCTATATGACACCTATGGCTTCCCTGTTGAACTGACAGAAGAGTATGCCGAGGATGAGGGCATGAGTGTGGATCATGAAGGCTTTGAAAAGGAAATGGAGCAGCAGCGTGAGCGTGCCCGCTCTGCTCGCCAGGATGTGGACTCCATGCAGGTTCAAAGCGGTGTTCTAAGTGAGATTAAGAATGAAAGTAAATTTGATGGCTATGACCAGCTGCAATTAGAAGCAAACGTAATCGTCCTATTAAAGGGTGGACAGCTGACAGAGGAAGTCCAGTCAGGTGAGGAATTCCAATTTATCCTTGACCAGACTCCTTTCTATGCAGAAAGCGGCGGTCAAATTGCGGATAAAGGCTTCCTGACTGCTGATGGATTAAAGGTTGAGGTTCTAGATGTCCAAAAGGCTCCGAATGGCCAGAATCTGCATCGTGGTGTCGTAACAGAAGGAATGCTTAAGGTTGATACAAAGGTACAGGCTGTTGTGAATGAAGAGAATCGAGCAAGGGTAATTAAAAACCATACCGCTACACATCTTCTGCATCAAGCTCTAAAGGATGTGCTTGGGACACATGTTAATCAGGCTGGTTCATTAGTAGAGCCCGATCGTTTACGCTTTGACTTTTCTCACTTTGGCCAAGTTCAGCCTGAGGAATTGGAAAAAATTGAAGAAATCGTTAATGAGCAAATATGGAAGAGCATTTCAGTGGATATCAGCTATAAAGGCATTAACGAGGCAAAAGCGATGGGAGCCATGGCTCTGTTTGGAGAGAAATATGGTGATATTGTCCGAGTTGTAAAGGTCGGGGAATACAGTCTAGAGCTTTGTGGAGGCTGCCATGTTCCAAATACATCTGTAATCGGATTATTTAAAATCGTATCTGAAAGCGGAATTGGTGCGGGAATCCGCCGGATTGAGGCAGTGACAGGTGAAGGGGCATATAGCCTGATGAATAATCAAATCCATATTTTAAAAGAAGCAGCCTCTAAATTAAAAGCAAATTTAAAGGATGTCCCGGCTCGAATTGATATTTTACAGAATGAAGTGAAGCAGCTTCAGCGTGAAAATGAATCATTAGCGACTAAATTGGGCAATATTGAGGCAGGTAGTCTTGTATCCAAGGTGAGGGATATTAATGGGATTCCTGTATTAGCCGCAAAAGTGCAAGGGACAGACATGAATAATCTTCGTAATATGGCTGATGACTTGAAGCAAAAGCTAGGATCAGGTATTGTGGTTCTTGGCAGTCCGGTTGAAGGAAAGGTTAATCTAATTGCTGCCGTTACGAAGGATTTAATGGACAAAGGCTACCATGCTGGTAAGCTGATAAAAGAAGTAGCGACAAGATGCGGAGGCGGCGGTGGCGGCCGTCCAGATATGGCCCAAGCAGGTGGTAAGGATCCGGCAAAATTAGATGCGGCTTTAGAATATGTAGAAGAATGGGTGAAATCCGTTTGA
- a CDS encoding AI-2E family transporter, translated as MNISLKWYYRLGFLLLFMIVLFIFIKLQPIWLPIIKVIFKILFPFIVAAFITYLLHPLIERIHEGGLHRGLAVFIIYFLFFGGVGYAFYKGLPEFIKQLKDLAESIPELTNQYMYFVDSIQKKTAAWPDGIQERVNGGIVSIEQRLAAILTNVINSILELVGSIFTIAIIPFISFYMLKDYLLIKKAVWYLTPRNWRQGGLLLLRDIDKSLGSYIRGQTLVCVMIGTISALLFWFFHMKYPLLLGLIIGITNIIPYFGPVIGAVPAVIIASTISVKMMIITVCIIFSMQFLEGNILSPLIVGKSLHMHPLVIMLALFGGGEIGGIPGMILSVPILAVIKVGLLHTKKHFGKKKTIDLFKQNRTKEEL; from the coding sequence TTGAATATCTCTTTAAAATGGTATTATCGTTTAGGATTTCTGCTCCTTTTTATGATTGTGTTGTTTATTTTTATTAAGCTTCAGCCGATTTGGCTTCCAATCATAAAAGTCATCTTTAAGATATTGTTTCCGTTTATCGTTGCTGCATTTATTACCTATCTTCTTCATCCGCTTATTGAAAGAATCCATGAAGGAGGATTACATAGAGGACTAGCTGTATTTATTATTTATTTTCTATTCTTTGGTGGTGTGGGCTATGCCTTTTATAAAGGTCTACCTGAGTTTATCAAGCAGCTGAAGGATTTAGCAGAGAGTATTCCCGAGCTAACGAATCAATATATGTACTTCGTTGATTCAATTCAAAAGAAAACAGCAGCCTGGCCGGATGGAATACAGGAAAGGGTCAATGGCGGAATTGTTTCCATTGAGCAGCGTTTGGCAGCTATCCTGACTAATGTTATTAATTCGATCCTAGAGCTTGTTGGGTCAATTTTTACGATAGCTATTATTCCATTCATCTCCTTTTATATGCTAAAGGATTATCTCTTGATTAAAAAGGCGGTTTGGTATTTAACACCAAGGAATTGGCGGCAGGGAGGGTTACTCCTTCTAAGGGATATCGATAAATCCCTTGGCAGCTATATAAGGGGGCAGACACTTGTCTGTGTCATGATTGGGACCATCTCGGCGTTGCTTTTTTGGTTTTTTCATATGAAATATCCCTTATTACTGGGGTTGATTATTGGAATAACCAATATCATTCCCTATTTCGGACCCGTAATCGGTGCCGTGCCGGCAGTCATCATAGCCTCCACTATATCGGTTAAAATGATGATTATTACCGTTTGTATTATTTTTTCGATGCAATTTTTAGAGGGAAATATCTTATCACCGCTCATAGTAGGGAAAAGTCTTCATATGCATCCTCTTGTCATTATGCTTGCTCTTTTTGGAGGTGGTGAGATCGGAGGAATCCCGGGCATGATTTTATCGGTTCCGATTCTGGCTGTTATAAAAGTAGGCTTGCTTCATACGAAAAAGCACTTTGGTAAAAAGAAAACGATCGACCTTTTCAAGCAAAATAGAACAAAGGAAGAGCTATAA
- a CDS encoding YrzQ family protein: MNKVITSMLAVSAGVAAYNYVQKNNLMSNRQMRKMKKNIKALF; encoded by the coding sequence ATGAATAAAGTGATAACTTCCATGCTTGCAGTAAGTGCTGGAGTGGCCGCTTATAATTATGTGCAAAAAAATAACCTCATGTCAAACCGGCAAATGCGGAAAATGAAAAAAAATATAAAAGCTTTATTCTAG
- a CDS encoding PRC-barrel domain-containing protein: MRTFSLLKGLPVFELKTGSKIGEVCDLNISNNGMVRGLLLKKGVFLKKTYVINVTDVSSFGFDGVMIEDRSVLEPLTEPKQYTFENQGRLLGRMMMTSEGERLGFLEDVYFLEEAGTIIGYELSDGFFSDIMEGKRVVKADKPPAIGKDAIIVDVK, from the coding sequence TTGCGGACATTTTCGTTATTAAAAGGATTGCCTGTGTTTGAGCTGAAAACAGGTTCAAAAATAGGGGAAGTATGTGACTTGAATATTTCTAACAATGGAATGGTTAGAGGTCTGTTGCTCAAGAAAGGCGTTTTCTTAAAAAAAACATATGTAATCAATGTGACGGATGTATCTTCTTTTGGCTTTGATGGGGTCATGATTGAGGACCGTAGTGTTCTTGAGCCATTAACAGAACCAAAGCAATACACGTTTGAAAATCAAGGAAGGCTGCTTGGCAGAATGATGATGACAAGCGAAGGAGAACGACTTGGTTTCTTAGAGGATGTATATTTTCTGGAAGAAGCGGGAACAATTATAGGGTATGAATTATCGGATGGCTTCTTTTCAGATATCATGGAAGGTAAACGTGTGGTGAAGGCCGATAAACCGCCTGCAATTGGGAAGGATGCCATCATAGTGGATGTTAAATAA